The Pyrobaculum sp. 3827-6 genome has a segment encoding these proteins:
- a CDS encoding metal ABC transporter ATP-binding protein, producing the protein MYVEFNVVKRLGDFQLAAKGRVEEGVTCVVGPNGSGKTTLMKILAGLLKPDSGRVEYVGVSSRVYVGDFYTPPEATGLDVVLAGRTRFGRRPVGREDVEKAAEYAELLEAADLLKRRISTLSGGQRQRLVIAAALASEADLLLLDEPLSNLHGDWRGRVMEVLRGLSRGRLVVVSTHHGDVLKCCHYVLQMENGVVAWLGPSADYQPRLGEAKCG; encoded by the coding sequence ATGTACGTGGAGTTTAACGTAGTGAAGAGGCTGGGGGACTTCCAGCTAGCCGCCAAGGGCCGTGTAGAGGAGGGGGTGACCTGCGTCGTCGGGCCGAACGGCTCGGGCAAGACCACCCTCATGAAAATACTGGCGGGCCTCTTGAAGCCCGACTCGGGCCGTGTGGAGTACGTGGGCGTGTCCTCCAGGGTGTACGTGGGGGATTTCTACACGCCGCCGGAGGCCACAGGCCTAGACGTGGTGCTGGCGGGGAGGACGAGGTTCGGCAGGCGGCCGGTGGGCCGGGAAGACGTGGAGAAGGCGGCTGAGTACGCGGAGTTGCTGGAGGCGGCAGATCTACTGAAGAGGAGGATCTCCACCCTCAGCGGGGGGCAGAGGCAGAGGCTTGTGATAGCGGCGGCGCTGGCCTCCGAGGCTGATCTGCTCCTGCTAGACGAGCCCCTCTCCAACCTCCACGGGGACTGGCGGGGGAGGGTCATGGAGGTCCTCCGCGGCTTGTCTAGGGGGAGGCTCGTAGTGGTGTCCACACACCACGGCGACGTTCTTAAGTGTTGCCACTACGTCCTTCAGATGGAAAACGGCGTGGTTGCGTGGCTCGGACCTTCCGCGGATTACCAGCCGCGGCTGGGGGAGGCTAAATGCGGTTGA
- a CDS encoding iron ABC transporter permease yields MRSVLYISAALLLFFNLLWGPAGLDWGVIEAVRVPRVLGAVLAGAALSLAGLLLQTALRNPLADPYVLGVSGASALTALLSYLAWRLFHMQYVGYLGGALAGAAAASLLLLTLSTRASLYAVLIAGVMTAFLTSAVLQLLLMLLPPEELGYVYLAMQGSFAAYPPGAVGYALALALVPVVAVAWRYSRWIAAYAHGEEAAAGLGVPVRRVNVLITALAAAATGLAVASVGPVGFIGLMAPHIARWSAGSHRFDKLVTPAVASGIALALLADAVTRALLPRDVPSSVVMSLVGVPFAVALFWRYVRGV; encoded by the coding sequence GTGAGGTCTGTACTGTACATATCGGCGGCGTTGCTCCTCTTTTTTAACCTACTCTGGGGGCCCGCGGGCCTCGACTGGGGGGTTATCGAGGCGGTTAGGGTGCCGAGGGTCCTCGGCGCGGTGCTCGCCGGCGCCGCGCTTTCGCTGGCTGGTTTGTTGCTCCAGACCGCCTTGAGGAACCCCCTGGCCGATCCCTACGTCCTCGGCGTGAGCGGAGCCTCGGCGCTGACCGCCCTCTTGTCGTATCTAGCGTGGAGGCTTTTCCACATGCAGTACGTGGGCTACCTCGGAGGCGCGCTGGCCGGCGCGGCCGCCGCCTCCCTGTTGTTGCTTACTCTCTCCACACGGGCGTCTCTATACGCCGTGCTGATTGCGGGGGTTATGACGGCTTTTCTCACGAGTGCGGTGCTTCAGCTCCTCTTGATGCTTCTGCCGCCGGAGGAGCTGGGCTACGTCTACTTGGCTATGCAGGGCTCCTTCGCCGCCTACCCCCCGGGCGCTGTGGGGTACGCGCTGGCGCTGGCGCTCGTGCCTGTCGTGGCCGTTGCCTGGAGGTACTCCAGGTGGATCGCCGCCTACGCCCACGGCGAGGAGGCGGCGGCCGGTCTCGGAGTCCCCGTGAGGAGGGTGAATGTTCTGATCACGGCGCTTGCGGCCGCGGCCACCGGCCTAGCCGTGGCCTCTGTCGGACCCGTGGGTTTCATCGGCTTAATGGCTCCGCACATAGCTAGGTGGTCTGCTGGTAGCCACAGGTTTGATAAGCTCGTCACGCCCGCGGTGGCCTCGGGCATCGCGCTGGCGCTTCTAGCCGACGCCGTGACCAGGGCCCTGCTCCCTAGAGACGTACCGTCCAGCGTCGTCATGTCGCTGGTGGGCGTGCCCTTCGCAGTGGCCCTCTTCTGGCGTTATGTACGTGGAGTTTAA
- a CDS encoding ABC transporter substrate-binding protein: protein MSASQKILYITLAVAIALAAAALAASLTALGSLNSSLGGVNSGLSNLQNRLDDIGSGLKALRAEVELLRSSLAARDRQLAALNKTVDDLLREVKMYQRVASAPVGAVEVRYARLFSVAYDGDVYILTDAMGRRILLVPRGMQQDLVAYYVAKYKPAEVVRYPVERAVYMSSTQVALAYRLYKESGEVGVLRSIAGIMWGREYTWHLKEVADMLNNGSIADVGPAYSPNYEAIAKLRPDVVFVYFYPGPYGTESVVKKLDQLGIPYVVVNEFQEAEALGRAEWIKFIAPFYNLTWVGVRVFNGVESKWRSLVSLVADLDRPRVAWFIIYGGVLYPAGPGVRDLIRLAGGRYAYANYSRVDMEVVLKHKNDVDVLVWSGYGVDRVEDLLKIEPRLKELRPVITGRVYAYSPAYYQLANAYPEKVLEELIWIIHPEVAPPGNFTLFRQLR from the coding sequence ATGAGCGCGTCTCAAAAAATACTTTACATAACGCTGGCGGTGGCCATAGCGCTTGCGGCGGCCGCGCTGGCGGCGTCCCTCACAGCTCTAGGCAGTTTAAACAGCTCTCTGGGGGGTGTAAATTCTGGATTGTCAAATCTCCAGAATAGGCTTGACGACATAGGGAGCGGCCTCAAGGCATTGAGGGCCGAGGTGGAGCTCTTAAGGTCGTCACTTGCGGCTAGGGACAGGCAGTTAGCGGCTTTGAACAAGACAGTCGACGACTTGCTGAGGGAGGTGAAGATGTATCAACGCGTGGCGTCGGCGCCAGTGGGCGCGGTGGAGGTGCGCTACGCGAGGCTGTTCAGCGTGGCCTACGACGGCGACGTCTACATCCTCACAGACGCCATGGGGCGGAGGATCCTGCTGGTGCCGAGGGGGATGCAGCAGGACCTCGTCGCGTACTACGTGGCTAAGTACAAGCCGGCTGAGGTGGTGAGGTACCCGGTGGAGAGGGCCGTCTACATGTCCTCGACACAGGTTGCCTTGGCCTACAGGCTGTATAAGGAGAGCGGCGAGGTGGGGGTTTTGAGGAGCATCGCCGGTATTATGTGGGGGAGGGAGTACACGTGGCATCTGAAGGAGGTGGCTGACATGCTGAACAACGGCTCCATCGCCGACGTGGGGCCGGCCTACTCCCCCAACTACGAGGCTATTGCGAAGCTCAGGCCAGACGTGGTGTTTGTATACTTCTATCCCGGTCCCTACGGCACGGAGAGCGTGGTTAAGAAGCTGGATCAGCTGGGCATTCCCTACGTCGTTGTGAACGAGTTCCAGGAGGCTGAGGCGCTGGGTAGGGCTGAGTGGATTAAGTTCATCGCGCCTTTCTACAACCTAACCTGGGTAGGGGTGAGGGTTTTCAACGGCGTTGAGTCTAAGTGGAGGAGCCTCGTGTCGCTTGTCGCGGATCTCGACAGGCCGAGGGTGGCCTGGTTTATCATATACGGCGGCGTGCTCTACCCGGCGGGCCCCGGGGTGAGGGATTTGATTAGGCTCGCTGGGGGGAGGTACGCCTACGCCAACTACAGCAGGGTGGACATGGAGGTGGTCCTTAAGCATAAGAACGACGTAGATGTGTTGGTGTGGAGCGGCTACGGCGTCGACAGGGTGGAGGACCTCCTGAAGATCGAGCCTAGGCTGAAGGAGCTGAGGCCGGTTATCACAGGCAGAGTCTACGCCTACAGCCCGGCGTACTACCAGCTGGCAAACGCCTACCCGGAGAAGGTGCTGGAGGAGCTCATTTGGATTATACACCCGGAGGTGGCGCCGCCGGGCAACTTCACTCTCTTTCGCCAGCTGAGGTGA
- a CDS encoding pitrilysin family protein, producing MRSVERLGNGVVLVVDRFESPLAAVVVAAGVGSLYEERGKRGVTHLLEHMLFRVPGFDVDEAVERLGGGNNAYTQRDSLMVTFEGISESAAGLVELAYRLYTNERYAEEDLERERAAVLSELRQTREDPSERVGELALRALFGDSDWGAPVGGYPETVEALTLPDLLEHKRRWLTAGNTVVVLSGGVGGEAVEAARRLFSRLEGEAPARGVPTAGAGPGRVVEEREVDGVYYASALRIAVGSQAEAYALLHGAAFHLEAGTKSILFNVVRNPGVAYSYYVDFDVAGDVAFLLVAVESARGLEEARKAVASALKPREPPPYRLRYFDYLWRVSWRSPLNRAMTLAEYHIKGGDVRRLEEVFREAAERGTAWLEGAVLGEAEAAVVPEKYL from the coding sequence ATGCGGAGTGTGGAGAGGCTGGGGAACGGCGTTGTGCTGGTTGTGGATAGGTTCGAGTCGCCTCTCGCCGCTGTGGTGGTGGCGGCGGGGGTGGGGTCGCTGTATGAGGAGAGGGGGAAGAGGGGGGTGACGCACCTCCTAGAGCATATGCTGTTTAGAGTGCCGGGTTTCGACGTGGATGAGGCTGTTGAGCGGCTGGGGGGCGGCAACAACGCATATACCCAGCGGGACTCGCTTATGGTTACATTCGAGGGGATTTCGGAGTCGGCGGCGGGCCTGGTGGAGCTGGCCTATAGGCTGTACACAAATGAGCGGTATGCCGAGGAGGATTTGGAGAGGGAGAGGGCCGCCGTGCTGTCGGAGCTGAGGCAGACGAGGGAGGATCCCTCTGAGAGGGTGGGGGAGCTGGCGCTTAGGGCGCTTTTCGGCGACAGCGACTGGGGCGCCCCCGTCGGCGGCTACCCGGAGACTGTGGAGGCGCTTACCCTGCCCGACTTGCTTGAACACAAGCGTAGGTGGCTGACGGCGGGCAACACGGTGGTGGTGCTGTCAGGCGGCGTGGGGGGCGAGGCGGTGGAGGCGGCGAGGAGGCTGTTTTCAAGGCTTGAGGGAGAGGCGCCTGCGCGCGGCGTGCCCACTGCGGGGGCAGGCCCCGGGAGGGTTGTGGAGGAGAGGGAGGTGGACGGCGTGTACTACGCCTCGGCGTTGCGTATAGCGGTGGGGAGCCAGGCCGAGGCCTACGCCCTGCTCCACGGAGCCGCCTTCCACCTAGAGGCGGGGACTAAGTCCATTCTGTTCAACGTGGTGAGGAATCCCGGCGTGGCCTACTCCTACTACGTAGATTTCGACGTGGCTGGCGACGTGGCTTTTCTCTTGGTGGCGGTGGAGTCGGCGCGGGGGCTGGAGGAGGCACGGAAAGCCGTGGCGTCTGCTCTTAAGCCTAGGGAGCCCCCGCCGTACAGGCTGAGGTATTTCGACTACCTCTGGAGGGTGAGCTGGAGGAGTCCTCTCAACAGGGCGATGACGCTGGCGGAGTACCACATCAAGGGGGGCGACGTTAGGCGGCTTGAGGAGGTGTTTAGAGAGGCGGCTGAGCGGGGGACTGCGTGGCTTGAGGGGGCGGTGCTGGGGGAGGCCGAGGCGGCCGTAGTCCCCGAAAAGTATTTATAA
- a CDS encoding NAD(P)H-hydrate dehydratase, protein MEAISSLEMYVADRNAEWLGVPRLVLMENAGAAVARNVLKRFPQASRILAVCGTGDNGGDGYVAARHLHAAGRAVRVVALGEPREELARINYHAVRRLWGVEVAVAQSPLELLAVQDWFLWADVIIDAVLGTGIRGALRELHATAIELMNAAGAPKVAVDIPSGLDPDTGEVRDKAVRATLTVTFHKAKRGLLAPGAGRYVGELVVEPIGIPPEAELVVGPGDFAYLNFSRRAESKKGDHGRVLVIGGSLEYSGAPVYVALAALRAGVDLAVLAAPEPVAHAAKAMSPDVIAVPLEGPRLAPRHVDKVVALAERFDVVAMGPGLGVEEETQEAVREIFRRLAGRKPLVVDADALKALRGERAASVVVYTPHAGEFKALTGAEAPQTLRERVAVVKEQAAAIGGVILLKGRYDVVSDGARVKINTTGTPAMTVGGTGDVLTGLVAAFLTKTGDPLEAAAVAAFVNGLAGEEAASELGFHITASDLLEKIPRVIRRHAREEIR, encoded by the coding sequence ATGGAGGCTATTTCCTCTCTTGAGATGTATGTGGCTGACAGAAACGCGGAGTGGCTAGGGGTTCCGAGGCTCGTCTTAATGGAGAACGCAGGCGCCGCGGTGGCGCGTAACGTGTTGAAGAGGTTCCCCCAGGCGTCGAGGATCTTGGCGGTCTGCGGCACGGGGGACAACGGGGGGGATGGCTACGTGGCGGCTAGGCATCTCCACGCCGCGGGGAGGGCCGTGAGGGTGGTGGCGCTGGGGGAGCCGAGGGAGGAGCTTGCCCGCATCAACTACCACGCGGTTAGGAGGCTGTGGGGGGTGGAGGTGGCCGTGGCGCAGTCCCCCCTGGAGCTCCTGGCGGTGCAGGACTGGTTTCTCTGGGCCGACGTGATTATAGACGCGGTGCTGGGCACCGGGATTAGAGGCGCCTTGAGGGAGCTCCACGCCACCGCCATCGAGCTCATGAACGCCGCCGGCGCCCCCAAGGTGGCCGTCGACATCCCCAGCGGCCTCGACCCCGACACGGGGGAGGTAAGGGACAAGGCCGTGAGGGCGACCCTCACGGTGACTTTCCACAAGGCCAAGAGGGGCCTCCTGGCCCCCGGGGCTGGGCGCTACGTGGGGGAGCTCGTGGTTGAGCCAATTGGGATACCCCCCGAGGCGGAGCTGGTGGTGGGGCCGGGGGACTTCGCATACCTCAACTTCTCCCGTAGAGCCGAGTCGAAGAAGGGCGATCACGGCCGCGTCTTGGTTATAGGCGGCTCTCTGGAGTACTCCGGCGCCCCGGTCTACGTGGCGCTGGCCGCCTTGAGGGCCGGCGTGGACCTCGCCGTGCTGGCGGCGCCGGAGCCCGTAGCCCACGCGGCTAAGGCCATGAGCCCAGACGTCATCGCCGTGCCGCTGGAGGGCCCCCGGCTGGCGCCGAGGCACGTGGATAAGGTAGTTGCTTTGGCGGAGAGGTTCGACGTGGTGGCCATGGGGCCCGGCCTGGGCGTGGAGGAGGAAACGCAGGAGGCGGTGAGGGAGATCTTTAGGCGGCTTGCCGGGAGGAAGCCGCTGGTGGTCGACGCAGATGCGTTGAAGGCGCTGAGGGGGGAGAGGGCCGCCAGCGTGGTGGTCTACACGCCGCACGCCGGCGAGTTCAAGGCCCTTACGGGAGCCGAGGCGCCCCAGACGCTGAGAGAGCGGGTAGCTGTGGTGAAAGAGCAGGCCGCGGCCATCGGGGGCGTGATTCTGCTGAAGGGGAGGTACGACGTGGTGTCCGACGGAGCCCGCGTGAAGATAAACACCACGGGCACCCCCGCCATGACAGTGGGCGGCACCGGAGACGTCTTGACCGGGCTCGTCGCCGCCTTCCTCACAAAGACCGGCGACCCCCTGGAGGCGGCGGCTGTGGCGGCTTTTGTCAACGGGCTGGCTGGGGAGGAGGCGGCGTCGGAGCTGGGCTTCCACATAACAGCCTCCGACCTCCTGGAGAAAATCCCCCGCGTCATACGGCGCCACGCCCGGGAGGAAATCCGCTAG
- a CDS encoding DUF504 domain-containing protein — protein sequence MKQIFNRLKWTGARGYFWYVSRGGAGGEEVCSTDEVVEVGANGVVVRTEGGEKYIPFHRIVEIRLETGEVLLNRRRR from the coding sequence ATGAAGCAGATATTCAACAGGTTAAAGTGGACGGGGGCCAGGGGCTACTTCTGGTACGTCAGCCGGGGCGGCGCCGGGGGCGAGGAGGTGTGCTCTACAGACGAGGTGGTGGAGGTGGGGGCCAACGGCGTGGTGGTGAGGACGGAGGGCGGCGAGAAGTACATCCCCTTCCACAGAATTGTGGAGATAAGGCTGGAGACTGGCGAGGTGCTTCTCAACCGAAGGAGGCGCTAG
- a CDS encoding HEPN domain-containing protein: MDREAEMWFRQAERDLKKAENDLVTGDWDSAAFWSQQAAEKALKALLIKAGVAYRGHELLELGRAVRSELELDMSEIEEDLRELTIHYVISRYPNAANAVPYELYDERKARELVERARRVVEWVRRNLR, translated from the coding sequence GTGGATAGGGAGGCGGAAATGTGGTTTAGACAGGCAGAGCGTGATCTGAAAAAGGCCGAGAACGACCTCGTCACTGGAGACTGGGACTCGGCGGCGTTCTGGTCGCAACAAGCCGCTGAGAAGGCGCTGAAGGCCCTCCTCATTAAAGCTGGCGTCGCCTACAGAGGGCACGAGTTGCTTGAGCTTGGGAGGGCGGTGAGGAGCGAGCTGGAGCTAGACATGTCGGAGATTGAGGAGGACCTTAGAGAGCTCACAATCCATTATGTAATTTCTAGATACCCAAACGCCGCAAACGCCGTGCCCTACGAGCTCTACGACGAGAGGAAGGCGAGGGAACTAGTGGAGAGGGCGAGGAGGGTGGTGGAATGGGTAAGGCGAAATCTGCGCTGA
- a CDS encoding nucleotidyltransferase domain-containing protein produces MGKAKSALKSQEEALARARAVVEKAASICAERGWRLAGAYLVGSRARGDYTADSDVDLVLVVEGVKGLNALERLEAFKEALAPGVEIRVYTPEEWMGNGVWMRSLRKEAKPLWDSFK; encoded by the coding sequence ATGGGTAAGGCGAAATCTGCGCTGAAGTCGCAAGAGGAGGCGCTGGCAAGGGCTAGGGCAGTTGTGGAGAAGGCCGCTTCTATCTGCGCGGAGAGGGGGTGGAGGCTAGCCGGGGCTTATCTCGTGGGGAGCAGAGCCAGGGGGGACTACACCGCCGACAGCGACGTAGATCTTGTCTTGGTGGTAGAGGGCGTGAAGGGTCTAAACGCTCTGGAGAGGCTTGAGGCCTTTAAAGAAGCCCTCGCCCCCGGCGTTGAGATTAGGGTATACACGCCAGAGGAGTGGATGGGGAATGGCGTCTGGATGCGGAGCTTGCGGAAAGAGGCCAAGCCGCTTTGGGACAGCTTTAAATAG
- a CDS encoding aspartate aminotransferase family protein, which yields MARIARYYREYGVRLVRGFMQYVWDDGGRRYVDCNTNHGVVFLGHANPKIVEAVKRQAEEVWAVSLNFQTPARERFIEEFSKLLPAKFGTVFLQNTGTEAVEVAIKIAKKITRRPTIVAFTNSFHGRTMASLSITWNEKYRKAFEPLYPHVRFGKFNVTTEVEKVVGEDTCCVVVEPIQGEGGVNPATPDFLKALREEASRKGALLIIDEVQTGFGRTGAVWAFQKYGVEPDIFTAGKPVAGGLPIGLAVAREEYGDVFDPGEHGSTFAGNAVVMAAAAAASKLLREEDVPARAERAGAELAKALSETGSRLAVRVKGMGLMLGLELRVKADQFLQPLLQRGVLALTAGVNTLRFLPPYMITREDVEVVQAAVAEALKGAEAAQQ from the coding sequence ATGGCGAGGATTGCCCGCTACTACCGCGAGTATGGGGTGAGGCTTGTGAGGGGTTTTATGCAGTACGTCTGGGACGACGGGGGGAGGCGCTATGTAGACTGCAACACTAACCACGGCGTGGTTTTCCTCGGCCACGCCAACCCCAAAATCGTCGAGGCCGTGAAGAGGCAAGCAGAGGAGGTGTGGGCAGTCTCTCTCAACTTCCAGACCCCGGCCCGGGAGCGCTTCATCGAGGAGTTCTCCAAACTGCTCCCGGCCAAATTCGGCACGGTCTTCCTCCAAAACACCGGCACGGAGGCGGTGGAGGTCGCCATTAAAATAGCCAAGAAGATAACCAGGAGGCCCACTATTGTGGCCTTCACCAACAGCTTCCACGGCAGAACCATGGCCTCCCTATCCATCACCTGGAACGAGAAGTATAGAAAGGCCTTCGAGCCCCTATACCCCCACGTGAGGTTCGGCAAATTCAACGTCACCACCGAGGTGGAGAAGGTGGTGGGCGAAGACACTTGCTGCGTCGTGGTGGAGCCCATACAGGGAGAGGGCGGCGTCAACCCAGCCACCCCCGACTTCCTCAAGGCGCTGAGAGAGGAGGCGTCGAGAAAAGGCGCCCTCCTCATAATAGACGAGGTGCAGACGGGCTTCGGCAGGACGGGCGCCGTCTGGGCCTTCCAGAAATACGGAGTAGAGCCCGACATATTCACCGCGGGCAAGCCGGTCGCCGGCGGCCTCCCCATAGGCCTGGCGGTGGCCAGGGAGGAGTACGGAGACGTCTTCGACCCCGGGGAGCACGGCTCCACCTTCGCCGGAAACGCCGTGGTGATGGCCGCGGCGGCCGCCGCCTCCAAGCTACTCCGCGAAGAGGACGTCCCCGCCAGGGCCGAGAGGGCGGGGGCGGAGCTGGCGAAGGCTCTGTCAGAGACGGGGTCCCGGCTGGCGGTGAGGGTCAAGGGCATGGGCCTCATGCTTGGCCTCGAGCTGAGGGTAAAGGCGGACCAGTTCCTACAGCCCCTCCTCCAGCGCGGCGTCCTAGCCCTCACCGCAGGGGTAAACACCCTCCGGTTCCTGCCCCCCTATATGATCACCAGGGAGGACGTGGAGGTGGTGCAGGCCGCGGTGGCGGAGGCGCTGAAGGGGGCTGAGGCGGCGCAACAGTAG
- a CDS encoding aminotransferase class I/II-fold pyridoxal phosphate-dependent enzyme, translated as MIFPEFCLERWQSLRDWRARYNLSESGVEPLTLRELIEVVGFPERVELGYGMTKGLPELRSAIAGIHGVDAEEVMVTAGGAEANFVSTAALMGPGDVAVVVMPTYMQIPGVLRALGARVEKVWIKYGSGLDVEALKEKVRRGVRAVFVTNPNNPTGYYLSEEERRALLDLARDAGAYLVVDEVYRGLEHEGAESPTFAGRYERAVVTGSLSKVYGLAGLRIGWVVGPREVVDKAWSVKDYTTISPPVLDQRLAVGVLEKRDFFVRRAREIVRRNFAIFQSYVAGRSYVKWWNTKSAAFAYIYVGGDTMKLAEEIFDETEVLVNPGECFEMPGYLRVGLGWADEKKLREALDLFFTALDKLAGRR; from the coding sequence GTGATTTTCCCAGAGTTCTGTCTCGAGAGGTGGCAGTCTCTTAGGGACTGGAGGGCGCGGTACAACCTCTCGGAGAGCGGGGTTGAGCCCCTGACCCTCAGGGAGTTGATAGAGGTGGTAGGCTTCCCGGAGAGGGTTGAGCTGGGGTACGGCATGACGAAGGGCCTGCCGGAGCTTAGGTCGGCCATCGCTGGGATCCACGGCGTCGACGCCGAGGAGGTTATGGTGACGGCAGGTGGGGCCGAGGCGAATTTTGTCTCCACCGCCGCGCTTATGGGGCCCGGGGACGTGGCGGTGGTGGTTATGCCGACGTATATGCAGATCCCCGGCGTACTGCGGGCTCTCGGCGCCCGGGTGGAGAAGGTGTGGATAAAGTACGGCTCCGGCCTCGACGTGGAGGCGCTCAAGGAGAAGGTGAGGCGGGGGGTGAGGGCGGTTTTCGTAACCAACCCAAACAACCCCACTGGGTACTACCTCTCCGAGGAGGAGAGGAGGGCGTTGCTTGACCTTGCACGCGACGCCGGGGCCTACCTCGTGGTGGATGAGGTGTATAGGGGGCTTGAGCACGAGGGCGCCGAGTCCCCCACCTTCGCTGGGCGGTACGAGAGGGCGGTCGTCACGGGGTCTCTGTCGAAGGTCTACGGCTTGGCGGGGCTTAGGATTGGCTGGGTTGTGGGGCCGAGGGAGGTGGTTGACAAGGCGTGGTCTGTGAAGGACTACACCACTATCTCGCCGCCTGTGCTGGACCAGCGCCTGGCGGTGGGAGTGTTGGAGAAGAGGGATTTCTTTGTGAGGAGGGCGAGGGAGATTGTCCGTAGGAACTTTGCCATTTTCCAGAGCTACGTGGCTGGGAGGAGCTACGTCAAGTGGTGGAATACAAAGTCGGCCGCCTTCGCGTATATATACGTCGGCGGCGACACTATGAAGCTGGCGGAGGAGATCTTCGACGAGACCGAGGTCTTGGTGAACCCTGGCGAGTGTTTCGAGATGCCGGGCTACCTGAGGGTCGGCCTCGGCTGGGCCGACGAAAAGAAGCTGAGGGAGGCGCTTGACCTCTTCTTCACCGCCCTAGACAAGCTGGCGGGGCGGCGGTAG
- a CDS encoding vitamin K epoxide reductase family protein, protein MNVWLPLLVVFSAGGLAASLLVVYLFYLLGQLPPGCYVGEVLPGVTADCVRVLKSEYAYIGPVPLDVAAAVWFVVNIAAALWLYRTLERRAARFIFWWRLLGLALLPYLLYLEFAVLKAICIYCTIMHIFIVADFVVITIFLRRVSPLIR, encoded by the coding sequence GTGAACGTCTGGTTGCCTCTGCTGGTGGTGTTTTCGGCCGGGGGGCTGGCGGCGTCTCTTCTGGTGGTCTACCTCTTCTACCTCCTTGGGCAGTTGCCGCCAGGTTGCTACGTGGGCGAGGTTCTGCCGGGGGTCACCGCCGACTGTGTGAGGGTGTTGAAGAGCGAGTACGCCTACATCGGCCCGGTGCCTCTGGACGTGGCGGCGGCTGTGTGGTTTGTGGTTAATATCGCCGCGGCGCTTTGGCTGTACCGCACCTTGGAGAGGAGGGCGGCGCGCTTTATCTTCTGGTGGCGCCTCCTGGGCCTTGCGCTTCTGCCCTACCTACTCTATCTGGAGTTCGCCGTGCTGAAGGCCATCTGCATCTACTGCACCATCATGCACATTTTCATCGTCGCCGACTTCGTGGTTATTACCATATTTTTAAGGAGGGTGTCTCCGCTAATAAGGTGA
- a CDS encoding type II toxin-antitoxin system VapC family toxin, producing MYLFDASAVVNILKRGRASALYQGAVLDLTVYEAFNAVWKELYLLRRIDIDTAHTYVKALSRVFDVLPTFTVRGVESEVLKLAGELGVTFYDGSYVYTAASRGLTLVTDDKRLSMAARKKIRVFTSTEFLAALGPF from the coding sequence ATGTACCTATTTGACGCCAGCGCAGTTGTAAATATACTTAAAAGAGGAAGGGCCAGCGCGCTGTACCAAGGCGCCGTGCTGGATCTAACGGTATATGAGGCATTTAATGCGGTGTGGAAAGAACTGTACCTGCTGAGGAGGATCGACATTGATACCGCACATACCTACGTAAAGGCGTTATCTAGGGTTTTTGATGTACTTCCCACCTTCACGGTGAGAGGAGTAGAGAGTGAAGTATTAAAATTGGCTGGGGAGCTCGGCGTCACCTTCTACGACGGGTCGTATGTCTACACCGCGGCGTCAAGGGGGCTCACGCTGGTTACAGACGACAAAAGGTTAAGCATGGCGGCCAGAAAAAAGATTCGAGTGTTCACATCCACGGAGTTTCTCGCGGCTTTAGGACCTTTTTAG
- a CDS encoding radical SAM protein, which yields MKIYEVRVRRALAPSALPEYDYSLNPYLGCLHGCLYCYAMDMTRGPPGALWGRVVYVKVNLLEVLRREAARLRPGVVGMSTITDPYQPPEARYRLARGALEILAEAGFHISIQTKSGLVVRDLDLLTRYRHRVDVGVTITTMRDKARILEPLAAHPLARIRAVEKIAAAGVRTWVFLGPVIPGFNDDPSDLREVVEAAHAASAEVVYDRYRPKPRADATLASTWRKVVATPQWWARTKKTIEQICAEVGAKCIDVEKEWRAARQRRR from the coding sequence GTGAAGATATACGAGGTGAGGGTGAGGCGGGCCCTGGCGCCCTCCGCACTGCCCGAGTACGACTACTCCCTCAACCCGTACCTCGGCTGTCTCCACGGCTGTCTCTACTGCTACGCCATGGACATGACCAGGGGCCCGCCGGGAGCCCTCTGGGGCAGAGTGGTCTACGTCAAGGTCAACCTTCTCGAGGTGCTGAGGCGGGAGGCGGCGAGGCTTAGGCCCGGCGTCGTGGGGATGTCCACCATTACGGATCCCTACCAGCCCCCCGAGGCGAGGTACAGACTGGCGAGGGGGGCCCTGGAGATACTGGCCGAGGCCGGCTTCCACATCTCCATCCAGACAAAGTCCGGCCTGGTGGTCCGCGACCTGGACCTACTCACGAGGTACAGACACCGCGTCGACGTGGGTGTGACCATAACCACCATGAGGGACAAGGCTAGGATTCTCGAGCCGCTGGCCGCCCACCCCCTCGCCCGGATCCGCGCCGTCGAGAAGATAGCCGCCGCGGGGGTGAGGACGTGGGTTTTCCTAGGCCCCGTCATACCAGGCTTCAACGACGACCCGAGCGACCTGCGGGAGGTGGTGGAGGCCGCCCACGCCGCCAGCGCCGAGGTGGTATACGACAGATACCGCCCCAAGCCCCGCGCAGACGCAACCCTCGCCTCCACGTGGAGAAAAGTTGTGGCGACGCCGCAGTGGTGGGCGCGGACGAAAAAGACTATAGAGCAGATATGCGCCGAGGTAGGCGCCAAGTGCATAGACGTAGAAAAGGAGTGGCGAGCCGCTAGGCAGAGGCGCCGATAG